A window of Ipomoea triloba cultivar NCNSP0323 chromosome 2, ASM357664v1 contains these coding sequences:
- the LOC116010835 gene encoding protein FAR1-RELATED SEQUENCE 5-like translates to MGPNDHTVEMQTCDKEETVDVPKYWMTTSDPSLKPVVGQRFESLESGIKFYIKYASAAGFDVRRSTEIKNKYGVSMKKYLVCSREGYKEAKDTDLMESGAPTHPKHRRTSNRVGCIAKIIFRLNGEAYEVVSFEERHTHDLCGDSYKPFMKMNRKLDIGHQHFIANCAKANIGPSKTFNLYAEMVGGTNKDQLSRVFWADGVARKQFSVFGEAMAFDATYQTNKYKLVFIPFTGVDHHKRCVTFAAGLIAREDEDSHRWLLINFKKAMGKTPPITITDQDPSMKVVIAMEFPETRHRFCMWHIMSKVGDKVGSEMAKDTEFRRALNSVVWNENCMPEEFENGWNGVVHKYGLQENGWLKLMYEQRESWIPAYFQDMFMGGLLRTTSRSESENSVF, encoded by the exons ATGG GACCCAATGATCACACCGTGGAGATGCAAACATGTGATAAAGAGGAAACTGTAGACGTTCCCAAGTACTGGATGACAACATCTGACCCCTCTCTTAAGCCAGTTGTAGGACAGagatttgaaagtttagaaagtggaattaaattttatataaagtaCGCTTCAGCAGCTGGTTTTGATGTGCGCCGCAGTACAGAAATAAAGAACAAATATGGTGTTTCCATGAAAAAGTATTTGGTTTGTTCCCGAGAAGGATACAAGGAGGCTAAAGATACAGATCTAATGGAAAGTGGAGCACCAACACACCCCAAACATCGACGTACTTCTAACAGAGTGGGATGCATTGCTAAGATAATTTTTAGACTAAATGGGGAGGCGTACGAAGTGGTGTCATTCGAAGAAAGGCACACACACGATTTATGCGGGGACAGTTACAAACCGTTCATGAAAATGAATCGGAAATTAGATATTGGGCATCAGCACTTCATAGCAAATTGTGCTAAAGCTAACATTGGGCCAAGTAAGACTTTCAACCTGTATGCAGAAATGGTGGGAGGAACCAACAAA GATCAGTTGAGTCGTGTGTTTTGGGCTGATGGTGTTGCAAGAAAACAGTTTAGCGTATTCGGAGAAGCTATGGCGTTTGACGCGACATACCAAACGAACAA GTACAAGCTAGTGTTCATTCCATTTACCGGCGTAGACCACCATAAGAGATGTGTTACATTTGCGGCGGGTTTGATTGCTAGGGAAGATGAGGACTCACACCGTTGGCTTTTAATCAACTTCAAAAAAGCAATGGGCAAAACACCACCAATAACAATCACCGATCAAGACCCATCCATGAAAGTTGTCATTGCTATGGAGTTCCCCGAGACCCGTCATCGTTTCTGCATGTGGCATATAATGTCTAAAGTTGGGGACAAAGTAGGATCCGAAATGGCAAAGGATACTGAGTTTCGTCGCGCGCTAAACAGTGTTGTGTGGAATGAAAATTGTATGCCTGAAGAGTTTGAGAATGGTTGGAATGGTGTTGTGCATAAATATGGGCTACAGGAGAATGGATGGTTGAAGCTTATGTATGAACAACGTGAATCATGGATACCTGCATATTTCCAAGATATGTTTATGGGAGGGTTGTTACGAACAACTTCTCGTTCTGAATCCGAGAACAGTGTTTTCTGA
- the LOC116010836 gene encoding protein FAR1-RELATED SEQUENCE 1-like — protein MCLVEFFYQFERTINRQRSKQAELDAACNGHLPALKTPLIVERETSSIYTLAIFYQLQGEIIGACFTCRVRSFADSEPTRTYVIEDDKGKSYTVVVENGSNNISCTCRMYRRIGLLCRHAFVVLKDERFDHIPPQHITPHWTRDVVPKTRRDPYAGTQAEDLRNAAKSMEETQVINTFYKCLGIANGRVEKLQQIAHTLEGVETSISGDKDSGEANLGKRATMETYSGILAPETIVVHPPQVSKNKGSGKRIKSMKEIAIKGMRKKGRTCATCGLANGHNSRTCLKR, from the coding sequence ATGTGTCTTGTGGAATTTTTCTATCAGTTTGAGCGCACAATCAATAGGCAACGAAGTAAACAAGCTGAACTAGATGCTGCTTGCAATGGCCACCTTCCTGCACTAAAGACACCGTTGATTGTAGAGCGAGAAACATCGTCAATATACACATTGGCAATTTTTTACCAATTGCAGGGAGAAATAATAGGTGCATGTTTCACCTGCCGAGTGCGATCATTTGCAGATAGTGAACCTACCCGGACATACGTGATTGAAGACGATAAAGGGAAGTCATACACAGTGGTAGTTGAAAATGGGAGCAACAACATCAGTTGCACATGCCGAATGTATAGAAGGATCGGGCTGCTTTGTAGGCATGCTTTTGTAGTACTGAAAGATGAGCGGTTTGATCATATTCCACCACAGCACATAACTCCACATTGGACACGGGATGTTGTTCCAAAAACAAGACGTGATCCGTATGCGGGCACGCAAGCGGAAGATTTACGAAATGCAGCTAAGAGTATGGAGGAAACCCAGGTAATAAATACTTTCTACAAGTGTTTGGGAATAGCTAACGGGAGGGTTGAAAAATTGCAGCAAATTGCCCATACACTAGAAGGGGTTGAAACCTCAATATCCGGGGACAAAGATAGTGGGGAGGCGAATCTTGGAAAACGCGCAACAATGGAAACATACAGTGGGATCCTGGCCCCGGAAACAATCGTAGTGCACCCACCACAAGTATCGAAGAACAAAGGTTCTGGCAAGCGAATAAAATCGATGAAGGAGATTGCGATCAAGGGAATGAGAAAGAAAGGgcgtacatgtgcgacatgtgGACTGGCAAACGGACACAATAGCCGAACTTGCCTGAAAAGGTAG